In Geopsychrobacter electrodiphilus DSM 16401, a single window of DNA contains:
- the glnE gene encoding bifunctional [glutamate--ammonia ligase]-adenylyl-L-tyrosine phosphorylase/[glutamate--ammonia-ligase] adenylyltransferase has product MAQEQFDRLSSLFDGSSSAELAIQLEPLGFDEPQRSVINLELLFEVWPQPELLCRIVEDSLAVADPDLTLNYLERLLAVVDHVQLLQVLSDRERRLQLLIMLGGSPFLGTLMCRGKRFFAQLFIQAEIDQACTEAQMIADLRRLIPIETPAEEADQRLRYYKAHQFLRIGGRDLCGLATLEEVTAELSGLAAAALQIAYEYCSYQLQQEYGEPLDEDGEMTEFTILGMGKLGGYELNFSSDIDLIYCYSTMCGQTSGGSRGEQVELRRYYLKLSEMITRALNQPTADGFVFRVDTRLRPDGNSGDLAISLNAAETYYESWGQSWERAAMIKARPVAGSIELGEELLARLEPFVYRRYLDFGMIEDIMLMKQKIDASLNRTSEGELNLKLGRGGIREIEFFIQAQQLVNGGKNRLLRERNSLKALTLLGEQGLVSPAEVARLQRAYRFLRTVEHRIQIVQERQTHSLPIREAELLALARRSGFTEYKGFEAALKAERDEVCRIYRDLFHAVETPDVLRPEVSFIFDHESDPDQVKDLLEERGFSNPDVAYQSLRTLHGDQPERRLTERGRRYLEQLAPLLLSALLDSPNPDQALSNLEAFLDRLHSRASFFALLAENPEIVKLLVSLFGSSQMLSRIFIQRPELLDTMVSRAGAVSVKPQAQMVEELTLQINATDSYEDQLEILRRFRNEEFLRIALNDLHGELGQSEGTHQLSLLAEVCLERAILMARKELIPRFGLPFLEAEPQREVAFGVVAMGKLGGYELNYHSDLDIIFLHEGAGTTRPVAGTDPERFRQLNSQEYFGRLAQRIISILTLVTREGIVYKIDTQLRPSGNQGSLVTGLDAFERYHRETAQPWERQSMTRARMICGPDEFLNRAQALIEELTFERELPEDLAPEICRLRQRMELEIAREDSERINIKTGRGGMVDVEFITQYLQLKHGRTHRQLHSQNTLVLLKALVKLKLLDKKDGKALLKGYKGLRRLENKLRLFYDQSMNELSASGAGLNRIARSLGYEKGLSLPEEQLLGDYHRLTENIRTIFERTLCPVTADN; this is encoded by the coding sequence GTGGCACAAGAGCAATTCGACAGATTGAGCTCCTTATTTGATGGCTCATCCTCGGCAGAACTGGCGATTCAGCTGGAGCCGCTCGGCTTTGATGAGCCGCAGCGGAGCGTGATCAATCTCGAACTGCTCTTCGAGGTCTGGCCGCAGCCGGAACTCCTCTGCCGGATCGTCGAGGATTCACTGGCGGTTGCAGACCCGGATCTGACCCTCAATTATCTGGAACGCCTCCTGGCGGTTGTCGATCATGTCCAGCTGCTGCAGGTCCTCAGCGACAGGGAGCGGCGTCTTCAGTTGTTGATCATGTTGGGGGGCTCGCCTTTTCTGGGCACGCTGATGTGTCGCGGCAAGCGCTTTTTTGCCCAACTCTTTATCCAGGCCGAGATTGATCAAGCCTGCACTGAAGCGCAGATGATCGCCGATCTCAGGCGTCTGATCCCGATCGAAACGCCTGCCGAAGAGGCCGATCAACGGTTGCGTTATTACAAGGCGCATCAGTTCCTGCGTATCGGTGGACGTGATCTCTGTGGCCTGGCGACGCTTGAAGAGGTTACCGCCGAACTCTCCGGGTTAGCCGCCGCCGCGCTCCAGATTGCCTACGAATACTGTTCGTACCAATTGCAGCAGGAGTATGGGGAGCCCCTGGATGAGGATGGTGAAATGACAGAGTTCACGATCCTCGGTATGGGGAAGCTGGGTGGTTATGAGCTCAATTTTTCTTCAGATATTGATCTGATCTACTGCTACTCGACCATGTGCGGCCAGACCAGCGGCGGCAGTCGTGGGGAACAGGTCGAGCTGCGGCGGTATTATTTGAAGTTATCGGAGATGATCACCCGCGCCCTCAATCAACCTACGGCCGACGGCTTCGTCTTTCGGGTCGACACCCGGCTGCGGCCCGATGGCAACAGCGGCGACCTGGCGATCTCGCTTAATGCGGCCGAAACCTACTATGAGTCCTGGGGCCAGAGCTGGGAGCGTGCGGCGATGATCAAGGCGCGCCCGGTGGCTGGCAGTATCGAACTGGGTGAAGAGTTGCTGGCACGGCTGGAGCCCTTTGTCTACCGGCGCTATCTTGATTTCGGCATGATCGAGGATATCATGCTGATGAAGCAGAAGATCGACGCCAGTTTAAACCGCACCAGTGAAGGGGAGCTCAACCTCAAGCTCGGGCGCGGCGGCATTCGTGAGATCGAATTCTTCATTCAAGCGCAGCAGCTGGTGAATGGTGGTAAAAATCGCCTGTTGCGTGAGCGGAATTCGCTCAAGGCGTTAACGCTGCTGGGGGAGCAGGGGCTGGTGAGTCCTGCGGAGGTGGCAAGGTTGCAGCGGGCCTATCGTTTTTTACGCACCGTTGAGCACCGGATTCAGATCGTGCAGGAACGTCAGACCCATTCGTTGCCGATCCGCGAAGCTGAGCTCCTGGCACTCGCACGCCGCAGCGGGTTTACCGAGTACAAGGGATTTGAAGCCGCACTTAAGGCGGAGCGTGATGAGGTCTGTCGCATCTATCGCGACCTCTTCCATGCGGTTGAGACGCCTGATGTGTTGAGGCCCGAGGTCAGTTTTATCTTTGACCATGAGTCCGACCCTGATCAGGTTAAGGATCTTCTGGAAGAACGGGGCTTTTCCAATCCGGATGTCGCCTATCAAAGTTTGCGCACCCTGCATGGCGATCAGCCCGAGCGCCGACTGACGGAACGGGGACGGCGTTATCTGGAACAGCTGGCCCCCCTGCTGCTGTCGGCTTTACTCGATTCGCCTAATCCGGATCAGGCGTTAAGTAATCTCGAAGCTTTTTTGGATCGGTTACATAGTCGGGCCTCATTCTTTGCCTTGCTGGCTGAAAATCCTGAGATTGTTAAGCTTCTGGTTTCGCTTTTCGGTTCAAGTCAGATGTTGTCGCGCATTTTCATTCAGCGTCCTGAACTGCTGGATACCATGGTTTCGCGTGCCGGTGCGGTGAGCGTTAAACCCCAGGCGCAAATGGTCGAAGAGTTGACCTTGCAGATCAATGCTACGGACAGCTACGAAGATCAGCTCGAAATTCTACGGCGCTTTCGGAATGAAGAATTTTTACGCATCGCCCTGAACGATCTGCATGGCGAGCTTGGACAGAGCGAGGGGACGCATCAACTTTCTCTCTTGGCGGAGGTCTGCCTCGAGCGGGCCATCCTGATGGCGCGTAAAGAATTGATTCCCCGCTTTGGTCTGCCTTTTCTTGAGGCCGAACCACAGCGTGAAGTCGCCTTTGGCGTTGTCGCCATGGGGAAACTGGGGGGGTATGAGCTCAATTACCACTCAGACCTTGATATCATCTTTCTGCATGAAGGGGCCGGCACGACCCGTCCGGTCGCTGGTACTGATCCGGAACGGTTCCGCCAGTTGAACAGCCAGGAATATTTCGGTCGGCTGGCACAACGGATTATCAGCATTCTGACCCTGGTGACACGCGAGGGGATCGTCTACAAGATCGATACCCAGCTGCGCCCTTCGGGAAATCAGGGCTCGTTGGTGACCGGCCTTGATGCCTTTGAGCGTTATCATCGCGAAACGGCACAACCCTGGGAGCGGCAATCGATGACCCGCGCGCGCATGATCTGCGGGCCGGATGAATTTCTGAACCGGGCGCAGGCGTTGATTGAAGAGTTGACCTTCGAGCGTGAATTGCCCGAAGATCTTGCGCCGGAGATCTGTCGCCTGCGACAACGGATGGAGCTGGAGATTGCCAGGGAAGATAGCGAGCGGATTAATATCAAGACCGGCCGTGGCGGCATGGTCGATGTAGAATTTATTACCCAGTATCTGCAATTGAAACATGGACGAACACATCGGCAGTTACACTCACAGAATACCCTGGTACTGCTGAAGGCGCTGGTCAAACTGAAACTGCTGGATAAAAAAGATGGCAAGGCCCTGCTTAAGGGGTACAAGGGGCTCAGGCGGCTGGAAAATAAGTTACGTCTGTTCTATGATCAGTCGATGAATGAGTTAAGTGCCAGCGGTGCAGGGCTCAATCGGATTGCACGCAGTCTTGGCTATGAAAAGGGGCTCAGTCTGCCGGAGGAACAGTTGCTAGGGGACTATCACCGGCTTACCGAGAATATTCGCACAATTTTTGAACGGACTCTTTGCCCGGTGACGGCAGATAATTGA
- the mtnA gene encoding S-methyl-5-thioribose-1-phosphate isomerase, protein MMACPIDTKSIRPIIYSAGKCRMLDQRKLPIEELWLEYDQYQEVAEAIRSMVVRGAPAIGVAAAIGAWFGARDIEAKTSAEFMQQFEAICAHLAATRPTAINLCWALERMKSFAQANLDRSIQELKIGLEYEAFAIAEEDDRLNRKLGKNGARLIPDGARVLTHCNAGALATGGYGTALGVLRAAVEAGKTISVIADETRPFLQGARLTAWELQRDNIPVTLICDNMAGYLMSKGEIDCVIVGADRIAANGDVANKIGTYTVAVLAKEHKIPFYVAAPLSTLDLSLSDGSLIPIEERDAREVTHVGGIRIAPEGVPVRNPSFDVTPARLVSAIITEAGVVEGDYRQGLANLFTR, encoded by the coding sequence ATGATGGCTTGCCCAATAGACACCAAGAGTATCCGCCCGATCATCTATTCCGCCGGTAAATGCCGCATGCTTGATCAACGCAAGCTGCCGATTGAAGAGCTCTGGCTTGAGTATGATCAGTACCAGGAGGTCGCTGAAGCGATCCGCAGCATGGTGGTACGTGGCGCCCCGGCGATCGGTGTGGCGGCGGCGATCGGGGCCTGGTTCGGCGCGCGCGATATCGAAGCCAAAACGAGCGCCGAGTTTATGCAGCAGTTTGAGGCGATCTGTGCGCATCTGGCGGCGACCCGCCCGACGGCGATTAATCTCTGCTGGGCCCTGGAGCGGATGAAAAGTTTCGCCCAGGCCAATCTCGATCGCAGCATTCAGGAGTTGAAGATCGGTCTTGAGTATGAGGCCTTCGCCATCGCTGAAGAGGATGATCGTCTCAATCGCAAGCTGGGGAAGAATGGGGCGCGCCTGATCCCGGACGGTGCCCGGGTGTTGACCCACTGTAACGCCGGTGCCCTGGCGACCGGCGGCTATGGGACCGCACTCGGAGTGTTGCGCGCTGCAGTGGAAGCGGGGAAGACAATTTCAGTCATCGCCGATGAGACCCGACCCTTCTTGCAGGGCGCGCGCCTGACCGCCTGGGAGTTGCAGCGGGATAATATTCCGGTGACTCTGATCTGCGACAATATGGCCGGTTACCTGATGAGCAAGGGTGAGATCGACTGTGTCATCGTCGGTGCCGATCGGATTGCGGCCAACGGCGATGTCGCCAACAAGATCGGCACCTACACCGTGGCGGTGTTGGCAAAGGAGCACAAGATTCCCTTCTATGTCGCCGCACCCTTGTCGACCCTCGATCTGTCTCTGAGTGATGGTTCACTGATCCCGATCGAAGAGCGTGATGCGCGGGAAGTGACCCATGTCGGCGGTATCCGTATCGCTCCCGAAGGGGTCCCGGTACGTAACCCCTCCTTTGATGTGACCCCGGCGCGGCTGGTCAGCGCCATTATCACCGAGGCCGGGGTGGTTGAAGGGGACTATCGGCAGGGGTTGGCAAATCTGTTTACTCGCTGA
- the gatB gene encoding Asp-tRNA(Asn)/Glu-tRNA(Gln) amidotransferase subunit GatB, with protein MHARYEVVIGLEVHVQLTTKTKIFCGCSTEFGQQPNSQTCPVCLGLPGALPVLNQQVVEYAIRAGLATNCQIAPRSIFARKNYFYPDLPKGYQISQFELPICEHGWLDIDQESGDKKRIGITRIHMEEDAGKLLHGGNSGSRVDLNRACTPLLEVVSEPDMRSADEAIEYLKQLHQIVVYLGICDGNLEEGSFRCDANVSLRPKGQVELGTRAELKNINSFRFIKQAIEYEVERQADLLDDGGKVVQETRLFDADSGVSRSMRGKEEAHDYRYFPDPDLVPLVVDSAWVERVRGELPELPEVKRQRYLEQFELPLYDAGVLVAERGVAEYFEALVALHNQPKICSNWVMGEVMRALKEKGATVAECPVSPELLAGLLGRIHDNTISNKIAKQVFEAMWTSGDSADSIIEKQGLKQVTDTGAIEALIDEVLAANPDSVVEYRAGKDKLIGFFVGQVMQKSRGKANPGVVNQLLQQKLAE; from the coding sequence ATGCACGCACGTTATGAGGTGGTTATCGGACTCGAGGTTCATGTCCAGTTGACGACCAAAACCAAGATCTTCTGCGGCTGTTCCACCGAGTTCGGCCAGCAGCCCAATTCCCAAACCTGTCCGGTCTGTCTCGGTCTGCCCGGCGCCCTGCCGGTGTTGAACCAGCAGGTGGTCGAGTACGCCATACGTGCCGGTCTCGCGACCAACTGCCAGATCGCGCCGCGTTCGATCTTCGCGCGTAAAAATTATTTCTATCCCGATCTGCCGAAAGGCTATCAGATCTCGCAGTTCGAACTGCCGATCTGTGAGCACGGCTGGCTCGATATCGACCAGGAGTCGGGTGACAAGAAACGCATCGGCATCACCCGCATTCATATGGAAGAGGATGCGGGTAAACTGCTGCATGGCGGCAACAGCGGCAGCCGGGTCGACCTGAATCGCGCCTGTACCCCGCTGCTCGAGGTGGTCTCCGAGCCGGATATGCGCAGCGCCGATGAAGCGATCGAGTATCTCAAGCAGCTGCATCAGATCGTGGTCTATCTGGGAATCTGCGACGGCAACCTCGAAGAGGGCTCCTTCCGCTGTGACGCCAATGTCTCGCTGCGTCCCAAGGGGCAGGTCGAACTCGGGACCCGCGCCGAACTGAAGAACATCAACTCCTTCCGCTTTATCAAGCAGGCGATCGAGTACGAGGTCGAGCGTCAGGCCGACCTCCTCGACGATGGCGGCAAAGTGGTACAGGAGACTCGCCTGTTCGATGCCGACAGTGGGGTCTCGCGTTCGATGCGCGGCAAGGAAGAGGCGCACGACTATCGCTACTTCCCCGATCCCGATCTGGTCCCGCTGGTCGTTGACAGCGCCTGGGTTGAGCGGGTGCGGGGCGAGCTGCCTGAGCTGCCCGAGGTCAAACGTCAGCGTTACCTTGAACAGTTCGAGTTGCCGTTGTATGACGCCGGAGTGCTGGTCGCTGAACGGGGGGTGGCCGAATATTTTGAGGCGCTGGTTGCGTTGCACAATCAGCCCAAGATCTGCTCCAACTGGGTGATGGGCGAGGTCATGCGCGCCCTCAAGGAGAAGGGGGCGACGGTGGCCGAATGCCCCGTTTCTCCCGAGCTGCTGGCCGGACTGCTGGGACGGATTCACGACAACACCATCTCGAACAAGATCGCCAAGCAGGTCTTTGAGGCGATGTGGACCTCGGGCGACAGCGCCGACAGCATCATTGAAAAGCAGGGGCTCAAACAGGTCACCGATACAGGTGCGATCGAAGCCTTGATCGACGAGGTGCTGGCCGCCAACCCCGATTCGGTCGTCGAATATCGTGCTGGGAAAGACAAGCTGATCGGTTTCTTCGTCGGTCAGGTGATGCAGAAGAGTCGCGGCAAGGCAAACCCCGGCGTGGTCAATCAGCTGCTGCAACAGAAACTTGCCGAATAA
- the gatA gene encoding Asp-tRNA(Asn)/Glu-tRNA(Gln) amidotransferase subunit GatA: MSFSQMNIRQLQQALRDGQTSAVELTRACLDRIAARNEQINAFVTVCAAEALTAAAEADLKLAAGEGGPLTGIPIAVKDIFNTEGVRTSCGSRILENYVAPYDATAFARLKAQGAILLGKLNMDEFAMGSSNENSASGPVCNPWNVERVPGGSSGGSAAALADGQAFATLGTDTGGSIRQPASFCGVVGIKPTYGRVSRYGVIAYASSLDQVGPLASCVEDAALMLGTIAGYDAADSTSVDCPVPDYLASLNQGVKGLKIGLPREYFIEGLDPAVKQAVEAAIEVYRSLGAEIIEVSLPHTDYAVACYYLIATAEASSNLARYDGVRFGKREQGEAGLTGMYEATRALGFGDEVKRRIMLGTYALSSGYYDAYYLKAQKVRTLIREDFLKAFDQVDLLLTPVSPTAAFKIGEKTDDPLQMYLSDIFTIPVNLAGTCALSLPCGMDGALPVGLQLIGKPFDEATLLQAAQAFESATDWHKQRAPRV, translated from the coding sequence ATGTCTTTTTCGCAAATGAATATACGTCAGTTGCAGCAGGCGCTGCGTGACGGCCAGACCAGCGCGGTTGAGCTGACGCGTGCCTGCCTTGATCGGATTGCGGCACGCAATGAGCAGATTAACGCCTTTGTGACGGTGTGTGCCGCTGAGGCTCTGACCGCCGCCGCCGAGGCCGACCTCAAACTGGCCGCCGGTGAGGGTGGTCCGCTGACCGGGATTCCAATCGCGGTCAAGGATATCTTTAATACCGAAGGTGTCCGCACCAGTTGCGGATCACGCATTCTGGAAAACTATGTGGCGCCGTATGACGCCACCGCCTTTGCCAGATTGAAGGCGCAGGGCGCGATTCTGCTCGGCAAGCTCAATATGGATGAGTTCGCCATGGGCAGCTCCAACGAAAACAGCGCCAGCGGGCCGGTCTGTAACCCCTGGAATGTTGAACGGGTGCCCGGTGGCTCCTCGGGCGGCAGCGCGGCGGCTCTGGCCGACGGCCAGGCGTTTGCGACCCTCGGGACCGACACCGGGGGGTCGATCCGTCAGCCTGCCTCTTTTTGTGGTGTGGTCGGGATCAAGCCGACCTACGGGCGGGTGTCGCGTTATGGAGTGATCGCCTACGCCTCGAGCCTCGATCAGGTCGGCCCGCTCGCCAGCTGCGTCGAGGATGCGGCGTTGATGCTGGGCACCATTGCCGGCTACGATGCGGCGGATTCGACCAGCGTTGACTGCCCGGTGCCTGATTATCTGGCCAGCCTCAATCAGGGGGTTAAAGGGCTGAAGATTGGTCTGCCGCGTGAATATTTTATCGAGGGGCTCGATCCGGCAGTCAAGCAGGCGGTCGAAGCCGCGATTGAGGTTTATCGCAGTCTGGGGGCCGAGATCATCGAGGTGAGTCTGCCGCACACTGATTATGCGGTCGCCTGCTACTATCTGATCGCCACAGCCGAGGCTTCGAGCAACCTGGCGCGTTACGACGGGGTGCGCTTCGGCAAGCGGGAGCAGGGTGAGGCTGGCTTGACCGGTATGTATGAGGCGACTCGCGCCTTAGGGTTTGGTGATGAGGTTAAGCGCCGCATCATGCTCGGCACCTACGCGCTCTCCTCCGGTTATTACGATGCCTATTATCTCAAGGCGCAGAAGGTCAGAACCCTGATCCGCGAGGATTTCCTCAAGGCCTTCGACCAGGTCGATCTGCTTTTGACCCCGGTGTCACCGACTGCCGCGTTCAAGATCGGCGAGAAGACCGACGATCCGTTGCAGATGTATCTGTCGGATATTTTCACCATCCCGGTCAATCTGGCCGGCACCTGTGCCTTAAGTCTGCCATGCGGGATGGATGGCGCCTTGCCGGTCGGTCTGCAGTTGATCGGCAAGCCCTTTGACGAGGCGACGCTGCTGCAGGCGGCGCAGGCCTTTGAGTCAGCGACCGATTGGCATAAACAGCGCGCACCGCGCGTTTAA
- the gatC gene encoding Asp-tRNA(Asn)/Glu-tRNA(Gln) amidotransferase subunit GatC, whose translation MKITRQEVEHVARLSRLALAPAEIDTITGQLDQLLGYVEKLNELDTTGIVPTAHAVPMENAFRADEVKASIGLERALQNAPQSEESCFVVPKVIE comes from the coding sequence ATGAAAATTACGCGTCAAGAGGTTGAGCATGTCGCGCGATTGTCGCGTCTGGCACTGGCTCCGGCGGAGATCGACACCATTACCGGGCAGCTGGACCAACTGCTCGGGTACGTCGAAAAGCTCAACGAGCTGGATACGACCGGGATCGTGCCGACCGCGCATGCGGTGCCGATGGAGAACGCCTTTCGTGCCGATGAGGTCAAGGCCTCGATCGGTCTTGAGCGTGCCCTGCAGAACGCCCCGCAGAGTGAAGAGAGTTGTTTTGTGGTGCCGAAGGTCATCGAATAG
- a CDS encoding Mrp/NBP35 family ATP-binding protein: protein MSDCNSCSDSSCASHNQGPKENSAQFQQRQALESRICSIKKRILVMSGKGGVGKSTTAVNLAIALSQQGHRVGLLDIDLHGPSLPKMLGLEGVHPQGSEDGIIPLEFAGIKLMSIGFLLEKTSDAMIIRGPMKNGAIQQLISDVVWGDLDYLVIDCPPGTGDEPLSAVQMLGKSAAAVIVTTPQDVALVDVEKSISFCQQMKLPIIGMIENMSGFICPHCDKRSDIFKSGGGSKLAEKYAIPFLALVPLDPRIVVAGDSGKPHILSHPESESSIAIEGAAEQLHQWWLQA from the coding sequence ATGAGTGATTGTAACAGTTGTAGCGACAGTTCCTGCGCCAGCCACAATCAGGGGCCCAAGGAGAACAGCGCGCAGTTTCAACAACGTCAGGCGCTGGAGAGTCGGATCTGCAGTATCAAAAAACGTATTCTGGTGATGTCGGGCAAGGGCGGGGTCGGCAAGAGCACCACCGCCGTGAACCTGGCGATTGCACTTTCGCAGCAGGGGCATCGGGTCGGTCTGCTCGATATCGATCTTCACGGTCCGAGCCTGCCAAAAATGCTCGGCCTCGAAGGCGTGCATCCCCAGGGGAGTGAAGATGGGATTATTCCGCTTGAGTTTGCCGGCATTAAGCTGATGTCGATCGGATTTCTGCTGGAGAAGACCAGTGACGCCATGATTATCCGCGGCCCGATGAAAAATGGCGCGATTCAGCAACTGATCTCTGACGTCGTCTGGGGCGACCTCGACTATCTGGTGATCGACTGTCCTCCGGGGACCGGAGATGAGCCGCTGAGTGCGGTGCAGATGCTCGGCAAGAGTGCCGCCGCCGTCATTGTGACCACACCGCAGGATGTGGCGCTGGTGGATGTCGAGAAATCGATCAGCTTCTGTCAGCAGATGAAGCTGCCGATTATCGGCATGATTGAGAACATGAGCGGTTTTATCTGTCCCCACTGTGATAAGCGTTCTGATATCTTCAAGAGTGGCGGCGGCAGCAAGCTGGCCGAGAAATACGCGATCCCCTTTTTGGCGTTGGTCCCTCTTGATCCGCGGATCGTGGTCGCCGGGGACAGCGGCAAACCGCATATCCTGTCGCACCCGGAATCGGAAAGCAGTATCGCCATCGAGGGTGCCGCCGAGCAGCTTCATCAATGGTGGCTGCAGGCCTAA